From the Salarias fasciatus chromosome 16, fSalaFa1.1, whole genome shotgun sequence genome, one window contains:
- the LOC115402712 gene encoding uncharacterized protein LOC115402712, translating to MEDTSETRLLEEVIEALEKEKASLEVKLMDDLEDKEKQEVEIRLGEIHADLEIQRIGQRPIQTLPGVETEVRRSDRERNLTEKMLELKRDDIMSKERSFMSTYLHFKAEVQLTRSKLKGECSKLELGDMIQRVEKCESDLKQNYVSLRALTAPSQDIRRKMDSGSSVCTDIIKLLKRRYADSDKEFNAQAAKESVFQLLQREDAKSIYGSTVSRQRSQHRSLSEHESQFSAKRAEAAARLASKRAEINREMEISKQRQEILAQQEKLKMLENQRDLEAIEAEYNVYAEEESKMNAERTASEIKVTSSQLPKQQQNNVSRPEVLCKPAPALPEIKGEKIFQRVYVPQTCDRNPMPKDTEVALVQALKDSLTMTRLPAPEPFTFSGDPLKFIEWSTCFKALIETSCVDPAHRLFYLKKYISGEALTVLEGTFYRSDEEAYTQMVMQRKQSAYLQMMSHGIYLTMGYTIPESQRK from the exons ATGGAAGATACTTCAGAAACACGTCTGTTAGAAGAAGTAATTGAAGCATTAGAAAAAGAGAAGGCTTCATTAGAGGTTAAACTAATGGATGATcttgaagacaaagaaaaacaagaggttGAAATACGCCTAGGTGAGATCCATGCAGATCTTGAAATTCAAAGAATAGGCCAACGTCCAATCCAAACTTTACCTGGAGTTGAAACAGAAGTGAGGCGctcagacagagaaagaaaccTAACTGAGAAAATGTTGGAACTGAAAAGAGATGACATAATGAGCAAAGAGAGAAGTTTTATGTCAACCTACTTGCACTTTAAAGCTGAGGTTCAACTCACAAGGTCGAAACTGAAAGGAGAATGCTCTAAACTTGAGTTAGGTGACATGATTCAAAGGGTTGAAAAATGCGAGTCAGATTTAAAGCAAAACTATGTATCTTTACGTGCACTGACCGCACCATCCCAAGACATAAGGAGAAAAATGGACAGTGGCAGTTCGGTTTGTACTGATATCATAAAGCTTCTGAAAAGGCGTTATGCAGATTCTGACAAGGAATTTAATGCACAAGCTGCAAAGGAATCAGTCTTTCAATTACTGCAAAGAGAGGATGCGAAGTCAATTTATGGCTCAACTGTGTCAAGACAGAGAAGTCAACACAGAAGTCTAAGTGAGCACGAAAGCCAATTTTCTGCAAAAAgggctgaagcagcagcacgTTTAGCTTCAAAACGAGCAGAAATAAACAGAGAAATGGAAATCTCAAAGCAAAGACAGGAGATTCTTGCTCAGCAAGAGAAGCTGAAAATGTTGGAGAACCAAAGAGATCTTGAGGCAATAGAGGCAGAGTACAATGTATATGCTGAAGAAGAATCAAAGATGAATGCTGAAAGAACTGCAAGTGAAATAAAGGTCACTTCAAGTCAGCttccaaaacagcagcagaacaatgtCTCACGCCCAGAAGTTCTTTGTAAGCCAGCGCCAGCTTTACCTGAGATTAAAGGTGAAAAGATTTTCCAAAGGGTGTATGTCCCACAAACTTGTGACAGGAATCCAATGCCAAAAGACACTGAAGTAGCATTAGTCCAAGCGTTAAAGGACTCGTTGACAATGACAAGACTGCCAGCTCCTGAACCATTTACATTTAGTGGGGATCCGCTGAAATTCATTGAGTGGAGCACTTGTTTCAAAGCTTTAATAGAGACTAGCTGTGTTGATCCAGCTCACAGATTGTTCTACCTGAAAAAGTACATAAGTGGGGAAGCACTTACTGTATTAGAAGGAACATTTTATAGAAGCGATGAGGAAGCTTACACCCAG ATGGTGATGCAGAGGAAGCAGTCGGCATATCTGCAGATGATGTCACATGGTATATACCTCACCATGGGGTATACCATCCCAGAAAGCCAGAGAAAGTGA
- the LOC115402947 gene encoding vascular endothelial growth factor receptor 3-like, producing MFSSNQAALLFFQLLGMHRVFGGDLSVQQSRTVEVFRGEPVELDCNLSTTNRKQFSWMKDKVLIFSIHKNETFYNLSSPRQIIHQDSFTRLSILNAQAEDEGLYLCSVSWQRGLYSIEWNVTVTEEDSWKFLIIVTVGFPFCCLILTVCLYRKCKTRTTNQDPVRDQSQPQSAEVADLTRPQTHTGQRTNNNRWSQYFERHNSIYDHI from the exons ATGTTCAGTTCAAACCAAGCAGCTCTGCTCTTCTTCCAGCTGCTGGGGATGCATCGTGTCTTTGGAG GGGATCTTTCAGTTCAGCAGAGCAGGACGGTGGAGGtgttcagaggagaaccagtAGAGCTCGACTGCAATTTATCaacaacaaatagaaaacaattCTCCTGGATGAAAGACAAAGTTTTGATTTTTTCCATCCATAAGAATGAGACTTTTTATAACCTCTCCTCTCCAAGACAAATCATACATCAGGACTCTTTTACCAGGCTCAGTATTCTGAATGCTCAGGCTGAAGATGAAGGACTTTATCTATGCTCTGTATCCTGGCAGCGTGGCTTGTATAGTATTGAATGGAATGTAACTGTGACTGAGGAAG ATTCATGGAAATTTCTGATTATAGTCACCGTAGGATTTCCTTTCTGCTGCTTAATATTAACTGTCTGCCTCTACAG AAAATGTAAGACGAGAACCACCAATCAGGATCCAGTGCGAGACCAGAGTCAACCACAGTCAGCAGAAGTG GCAGACCTGACTcgaccacaaacacacacaggtcaaaGGACGAACAACAATCGGTGGAGTCAATACTTTGAAAGACATAATTCAATCTACGATCACATCTGA
- the LOC115402944 gene encoding uncharacterized protein LOC115402944 has product MRGSTEEQRMADLPADRVELSPPFSFTGLDCFGPFITKQGRKECKRYGLLFTCLSSRAIHIEMLEDLSTDAFINGLRCFIAIRGAVRQIRSDQGTNFVGARNEFEKGLKDLDKDRIATYLAKNQCDFQMNVPEASHRGGVWERQIRTVRNVLSSVLAQAIGRLDDTSLRTFFYEAMSIVNSRPLTTNTISDPKSAEPLTPNHLLTMKESVPLPPPGNFVGEDLYSRKRWRKVQYLAEQFWHRWRKEYLTSISLRQQWHTSKRNVQVGDVVIIKEENIPRNEWKLAKVIEANKDDDGLVRKVKIQVGQRDLGSKGERLKQLSYLERPVQKLVVLVQNESIKI; this is encoded by the coding sequence ATGCGAGGGTCAACAGAAGAACAGCGTATGGCTGACTTACCAGCTGATAGAGTAGAGCTctcccctcctttctctttcacAGGATTAGATTGTTTTGGTCCTTTTATCACAAAACAAGGTCGAAAGGAGTGTAAACGTTATGGTCTTCTATTTACATGTTTAAGCTCCAGAGCTATTCACATTGAGATGTTAGAAGATCTTTCTACTGATGCGTTTATAAATGGATTGAGATGTTTTATAGCGATCAGAGGAGCAGTGAGACAGATTCGATCCGATCAAGGCACAAATTTTGTCGGAGCTCGTAATGAGTTTGAGAAAGGTCTCAAAGATCTTGACAAGGACAGGATTGCTACCTATCTAGCTAAAAACCAATGTGACTTTCAAATGAATGTTCCCGAAGCAAGTCACCGAGGCGGTGTCTGGGAACGCCAAATCAGGACTGTCAGGAATGTTTTGAGTTCAGTCTTGGCACAAGCCATAGGAAGACTTGATGACACCTCTCTAAGAACTTTCTTTTATGAGGCTATGTCAATTGTAAACAGTCGCCCACTTACCACTAATACTATTAGTGATCCAAAAAGTGCGGAACCTTTGACGCCCAATCATTTACTTACAATGAAAGAGTCAGTCCCTCTTCCACCTCCAGGCAATTTTGTCGGTGAAGATTTGTACAGTCGAAAGAGATGGAGAAAAGTACAGTATCTTGCAGAACAGTTTTGGCACAGATGGCGCAAGGAGTACTTAACCAGTATAAGTTTAAGACAACAGTGGCACACATCCAAACGAAATGTACAAGTCGGAGATGTAGTGATCATTAAAGAAGAGAACATTcccagaaatgaatggaaattggCAAAGGTAATTGAAGCCAATAAAGACGATGATGGTTTGGTACGAAAAGTCAAGATTCAAGTTGGACAAAGAGATTTAGGAAGTAAAGGTGAACGTCTGAAACAGTTGTCCTATCTTGAACGACCAGTACAGAAACTAGTGGTACTAGTACAAAATGAGTCAATTAAGATTTGA
- the LOC115402948 gene encoding vascular endothelial growth factor receptor 2-like produces MFSSNQAALLFFQLLGMHRVFGADVSVQQRRTVEVFRGEPVELNCNISTRNTPQFTWMKDKVLIFSIFSNETLYKLPSPRQIIHQDSFTRLSILDAQAEDEGLYSCSVTRISGVNEIEWNVTVTEKPEEDSWEFLIILTAGFPLCCMMLTVCIYRMRTDDVNDNRTLATVFYHSLQRDEMILTSSNRCCQQEQSQVIYKCKSL; encoded by the exons ATGTTCAGTTCAAACCAAGCAGCTCTGCTCTTCTTCCAGCTGCTGGGGATGCATCGTGTCTTTGGAG CGGATGTTTCAGTTCAGCAGAGGAGGACGGTGGAGGtgttcagaggagaaccagtAGAGCTCAACTGTAATATATCAACAAGAAATACACCACAATTCACCTGGATGAAAGACAAAGTTCTGATTTTTTCCATCTTTAGTAATGAGACTCTTTATAAGCTTCCCTCTCCAAGACAAATCATACATCAGGACTCTTTTACCAGGCTCAGTATTCTGGATGCTCAGGCTGAAGATGAAGGACTTTATTCATGCTCTGTAACCAGGATAAGTGGCGTAAATGAAATTGAATGGAATGTAACTGTGACTGAGAAACCTGAGGAAG aTTCATGGGAATTTCTGATTATACTCACAGCAGgatttcctctctgctgcatgaTGTTAACTGTCTGCATCTACAG GATGAGAACCGACGATGTGAACGACAACAGGACCCTCGCTACAGTTTTTTATCATAGTCTGCAAAGGGATGAG atGATCTTGACGTCTTCAAACCGGTGCTGTCAGCAGGAACAATCACAAGTTATATATAAATGTAAGTCTCTGTGA